In Synechococcus sp. KORDI-52, one genomic interval encodes:
- a CDS encoding tyrosine-type recombinase/integrase produces MGAVVEKVPMMNGKFELVRFAHRPNSWYFRYYVPSTGSQKRTYIKRSLKTEDKSLAEERGLEEYLKLRNIEQDGGSITAKTVQWLMGDWIEKSFQRVVTGEIKEVTWRSKRSLFQNGLKNYFATKGVKKITDLQPDTFDEYRFWRMTEGWKFYSGPNAGQRKPPTDGTVNSEIGLINEWYNNYLIPKGYVTRKPRIKTKVLELDDLSANPPIPVKEWEKVWRWMEQWSKKDAKGVNRPSVHYWRMCFRHYLLVAYNSGVRPTELCGRYDKRQEVIDRGLTWNDVDIVPQTRWSERLKKEVEDEPIAILDIRKTKTKVPREVPCRTAKFLERWKQFVLEWREENGLPAPDGSDLVFVNPKTNRPYSYRMYAGAWERIREELKDEFSDYFTLYSTRSSFVTNILEEGVSRDDVCKLTGHSYEVMTRHYDRMKMRNRIPEVTKRMYGKNGQNQYGIRKLL; encoded by the coding sequence ATGGGTGCTGTCGTTGAGAAGGTCCCGATGATGAACGGGAAGTTTGAGTTGGTGAGATTTGCTCACCGACCCAATAGTTGGTATTTCAGGTATTACGTTCCGTCCACAGGTTCACAAAAAAGAACTTACATAAAACGTTCACTCAAGACTGAAGACAAGTCTCTTGCTGAGGAGAGAGGTCTAGAGGAGTATCTCAAACTCAGAAATATTGAACAGGACGGGGGAAGTATTACTGCGAAGACTGTTCAGTGGTTGATGGGTGATTGGATTGAAAAAAGTTTTCAACGTGTTGTCACTGGTGAGATTAAAGAAGTGACCTGGAGAAGTAAACGTTCTCTTTTTCAAAATGGTTTGAAAAACTACTTTGCAACCAAAGGTGTTAAAAAAATTACTGACCTTCAACCAGACACTTTTGATGAGTATCGGTTTTGGAGAATGACTGAGGGTTGGAAGTTCTATAGTGGTCCAAATGCAGGTCAAAGAAAACCACCAACAGACGGAACCGTTAATAGTGAGATTGGATTAATCAATGAATGGTATAATAACTATTTGATTCCTAAAGGGTATGTAACCCGGAAACCCCGCATCAAGACTAAGGTCCTGGAACTTGACGACCTGTCTGCAAACCCACCAATACCTGTCAAAGAATGGGAAAAAGTATGGAGATGGATGGAGCAGTGGTCTAAGAAAGATGCAAAGGGTGTGAACAGACCTTCTGTTCATTATTGGAGGATGTGTTTTCGTCACTATCTTCTGGTTGCATATAACTCAGGAGTGCGTCCTACAGAACTCTGTGGCAGGTATGACAAGAGGCAAGAGGTCATTGATAGAGGACTTACCTGGAATGATGTGGACATCGTTCCTCAGACCAGGTGGTCAGAGAGATTGAAGAAGGAAGTAGAAGATGAACCCATTGCGATTTTGGATATTCGGAAAACAAAAACAAAGGTCCCTAGGGAGGTTCCTTGTCGGACTGCCAAGTTCCTTGAAAGGTGGAAACAGTTTGTCCTGGAGTGGAGGGAGGAAAACGGACTTCCAGCACCTGATGGAAGTGACCTTGTCTTCGTTAATCCAAAAACGAACCGACCCTACTCATACAGGATGTATGCGGGTGCGTGGGAACGTATTCGTGAAGAACTAAAAGATGAGTTTTCAGACTATTTCACACTTTATTCAACCAGAAGTTCCTTTGTGACTAATATCCTGGAGGAGGGTGTTAGTCGGGATGATGTATGCAAACTCACTGGTCATTCATACGAGGTGATGACTCGTCACTATGACAGGATGAAGATGAGAAATCGTATTCCTGAAGTTACCAAAAGGATGTATGGAAAAAATGGTCAAAATCAATATGGAATCAGAAAACTTTTATAA
- a CDS encoding DUF2862 domain-containing protein, producing the protein MSQADAISIGSKVRVTRVRDRIPQAMVDLLKKDANGTVKDFRTVDGKGIGVVVELSDGSTSWFFEDEIAAS; encoded by the coding sequence ATGTCCCAGGCTGATGCCATTTCGATCGGCTCCAAGGTCCGTGTGACCCGCGTGCGTGATCGCATCCCCCAGGCGATGGTGGACCTTTTGAAGAAGGACGCCAACGGCACGGTGAAGGATTTCCGCACCGTCGACGGCAAGGGAATCGGCGTGGTTGTTGAGCTCAGCGATGGCTCCACAAGCTGGTTCTTCGAAGACGAAATCGCTGCCTCCTGA
- the chlG gene encoding chlorophyll synthase ChlG: protein MSDARQLLGMKGASGTTNTWKLRLQLMKPVTWIPLIWGVVCGAAASGCYQWRLDHLLAAFACMLMSGPLLAGFTQTINDYYDREIDAINEPYRPIPSGAITLGQVKLQIWVLLLAGLSVSYGLDRWAGHTTPVVFLLALGGSFVSYIYSAPPLKLKQNGWLGNYALGASYIALPWWAGQALFGHLTWGTALLTLAYSLAGLGIAVVNDFKSVEGDRELGLQSLPVVFGIQRASWISAGMIDVFQLAMVAVLIGIGQHFAAVLLVLLIVPQITFQDIWLLRDPVAFDVKYQASAQPFLVLGMLVTALAIGHSSLIQVM, encoded by the coding sequence GTGAGCGACGCGCGTCAGCTGCTTGGGATGAAAGGTGCCTCAGGCACCACCAACACCTGGAAGTTGCGGCTGCAGTTGATGAAGCCGGTCACCTGGATCCCCTTGATCTGGGGGGTGGTCTGCGGTGCTGCGGCCAGTGGCTGTTACCAGTGGCGCCTGGACCATCTGCTCGCCGCCTTCGCCTGCATGTTGATGAGCGGCCCGTTGCTGGCGGGCTTCACCCAAACCATCAACGACTATTACGACCGCGAGATCGATGCGATTAACGAGCCCTATCGGCCAATCCCCTCAGGGGCGATCACACTGGGCCAGGTGAAGCTGCAGATCTGGGTGTTGCTGCTGGCGGGTTTGAGCGTCTCCTATGGACTGGACCGCTGGGCGGGCCACACCACCCCTGTGGTTTTTCTGCTCGCCTTGGGGGGCTCCTTTGTGAGCTACATCTACTCAGCGCCTCCACTGAAGCTCAAGCAAAACGGTTGGTTGGGCAACTATGCCCTCGGTGCCAGCTACATCGCCCTTCCCTGGTGGGCAGGTCAGGCATTGTTCGGTCACCTCACCTGGGGCACCGCGCTCCTCACCCTCGCCTACAGCCTGGCCGGACTCGGCATTGCTGTTGTCAATGACTTCAAGAGCGTTGAAGGTGATCGTGAGCTCGGGCTTCAATCCTTGCCTGTGGTCTTCGGGATCCAACGGGCCAGCTGGATCAGCGCGGGAATGATTGATGTCTTTCAGCTGGCGATGGTTGCCGTCTTGATCGGGATCGGCCAGCATTTCGCAGCGGTTCTGCTGGTTCTCTTGATCGTTCCCCAGATCACCTTCCAGGACATCTGGTTGCTGAGAGACCCTGTGGCTTTCGACGTCAAATATCAGGCCAGCGCTCAGCCATTCCTCGTTCTTGGCATGCTGGTCACCGCCTTGGCCATTGGCCACAGCTCCCTGATTCAGGTGATGTGA
- a CDS encoding transglycosylase domain-containing protein, whose translation MNRSRVSWALIAGTAAAVGVGAALGMRALTELVDSTLPDARGIASFNRPGTITLLSTKGKVIQKLGPATREKVKPGAMPPTVAEAFIAAEDRRFYQHDGVDGWGIARAIVTNVRQGAVREGASTITQQLARTVFLSQDRTITRKLKEAALAMKLERQLSKQQILEQYLNYVYLGSGAYGVADAAWIYFSKTPDQLTVPEAAMIAGLPPAPSIYSPLVNPDLAREQRSIVLDRMAQAGFISASEAERGRNSPLGLRPSTPKYFNSAAPYFTTWIAQELPKLLTPEQLEVGGIKIRTSLNLDWQKKAQNVVRTNAPFDTEGAMVSIDPGNGLVRVMVGGKDFSRSQFNRTILALRSPGSTFKLFPYAAAIDRGMKPETKVFDAKRCWKGYCPKNFGNKYYGNISLADALKNSLNTVAVQLQDIVGFDAVIEVANNFNIGTERPLGKYYPMAIGAYEQTILDMTAAYAGMANRGVFFKPSPFEEIRGPNNEVIWSRRLDGDRGRRAVDSDVADSMNWMLQRVVTGGTGVAARLDDRQVAGKTGTSENTRDLWFIGSIPQLTTGVWFGYDDDRPTKSNSGEAAWAWKQFMLQIKNDIPVRAFPGKPKLRRKMRLAVDPKTISKPPKRKPKPQPKQQPKAITEPQETQPTVETGLEVELPTPVAPPLRRTPYLWRERSQDDNVDAQGRRWTRD comes from the coding sequence GTGAACCGTTCACGCGTGAGCTGGGCTCTGATCGCTGGCACGGCCGCCGCAGTGGGCGTGGGAGCAGCTCTTGGCATGCGTGCTCTCACGGAGCTGGTGGATTCCACACTGCCTGATGCACGAGGAATTGCCAGCTTCAACCGCCCTGGAACGATCACGCTGCTCTCCACCAAGGGGAAGGTGATTCAGAAGCTGGGGCCAGCGACCCGGGAGAAAGTCAAGCCCGGTGCAATGCCGCCAACGGTTGCCGAGGCCTTCATCGCTGCCGAAGATCGGCGCTTCTATCAGCACGACGGCGTGGACGGCTGGGGCATTGCCCGGGCCATCGTGACCAATGTCCGCCAGGGTGCTGTACGAGAAGGAGCCAGCACGATCACTCAGCAGCTGGCTCGAACGGTGTTCCTGAGCCAGGACCGCACCATCACACGCAAACTCAAGGAAGCGGCTCTGGCGATGAAGCTGGAACGTCAGCTGAGCAAGCAGCAGATCCTCGAGCAATACCTCAACTATGTCTACCTGGGGTCAGGGGCCTATGGCGTGGCCGATGCAGCCTGGATTTATTTCTCGAAAACCCCGGATCAGCTCACGGTTCCTGAAGCGGCGATGATTGCTGGGCTGCCTCCGGCTCCATCGATTTACTCACCCCTGGTGAACCCTGATCTGGCTCGGGAACAACGTTCGATCGTTCTCGACCGCATGGCCCAAGCGGGGTTCATCTCGGCGAGTGAGGCGGAGAGGGGCCGCAACAGTCCCCTTGGACTCAGACCTTCCACACCCAAGTATTTCAACAGTGCAGCGCCCTACTTCACCACATGGATCGCCCAGGAGCTGCCCAAGCTTCTAACGCCCGAACAACTTGAGGTCGGTGGTATCAAAATTCGCACCAGCCTGAATCTCGACTGGCAAAAAAAAGCTCAGAACGTAGTTCGAACTAATGCACCGTTCGACACCGAAGGGGCGATGGTCTCGATCGATCCCGGAAACGGACTCGTGAGGGTGATGGTTGGAGGCAAGGATTTCTCGAGAAGTCAGTTCAACCGCACCATCCTGGCGCTGCGCTCTCCGGGCTCCACCTTCAAGCTGTTTCCCTATGCCGCGGCCATTGATCGGGGCATGAAACCCGAAACAAAGGTCTTCGATGCTAAGCGGTGCTGGAAAGGTTACTGCCCCAAAAACTTCGGTAATAAGTACTACGGGAACATCTCCCTCGCCGATGCCCTTAAAAACTCACTGAACACGGTGGCTGTTCAACTGCAAGACATTGTTGGGTTTGATGCTGTGATTGAAGTGGCCAACAACTTCAACATCGGCACTGAGCGACCTCTCGGCAAGTACTACCCGATGGCGATTGGGGCCTACGAGCAAACCATCCTCGACATGACAGCGGCCTATGCAGGCATGGCCAATCGCGGCGTGTTCTTCAAGCCGAGCCCCTTCGAAGAAATCCGTGGCCCCAACAATGAGGTGATCTGGAGTCGGCGCTTGGATGGAGACCGTGGTCGGCGGGCTGTTGATAGTGATGTTGCAGACAGCATGAACTGGATGCTGCAGCGGGTCGTCACCGGGGGCACAGGCGTCGCCGCCAGGCTGGATGATCGGCAGGTGGCCGGAAAGACCGGAACCTCAGAAAACACGCGAGATCTCTGGTTCATTGGCTCAATTCCCCAGCTCACCACTGGCGTCTGGTTTGGATACGACGACGACCGACCCACCAAAAGCAACAGCGGCGAGGCCGCGTGGGCATGGAAGCAATTCATGCTCCAGATCAAAAATGACATCCCCGTCCGTGCCTTCCCGGGCAAACCGAAGCTGAGACGAAAAATGCGTCTGGCTGTCGATCCGAAAACGATCAGCAAGCCCCCGAAGCGGAAACCAAAGCCTCAACCCAAACAGCAACCGAAGGCCATCACCGAGCCCCAAGAGACGCAACCCACTGTTGAGACGGGACTTGAAGTTGAACTGCCCACGCCGGTGGCACCTCCTCTCCGGCGCACGCCCTATCTGTGGAGAGAACGCTCGCAAGACGACAACGTTGATGCCCAAGGACGCCGCTGGACACGGGATTGA
- the hisF gene encoding imidazole glycerol phosphate synthase subunit HisF — protein sequence MVALRLIPCLDVARGRVVKGVNFVGLRDAGDPVELACRYSSAGADELVFLDIAASHEGRGTLIEMVRRTAESVTIPFTVGGGISTVEGITELLRAGADKVSLNSSAVRRPELVREGAQQFGCQCIVVAIDARRRDAGSWDVYVKGGRENTGLDVVEWAKRVANLGAGEILLTSMDGDGTQAGYDLALTRAVADTVPIPVIASGGAGCMDHIAAALEEGPRGGHASAALLASLLHDGVLTVEEIKQDLLSRGLTMRP from the coding sequence ATGGTTGCTCTGCGTCTGATCCCCTGCCTGGATGTTGCCCGTGGTCGGGTAGTGAAAGGTGTCAATTTCGTTGGCCTGCGCGATGCCGGAGATCCGGTGGAACTCGCCTGTCGTTACAGCAGTGCCGGGGCGGATGAACTGGTTTTCCTCGACATTGCGGCCAGCCATGAGGGGCGCGGCACCCTGATCGAGATGGTGCGTCGCACCGCTGAATCGGTCACGATTCCCTTCACCGTGGGTGGTGGTATCAGCACCGTTGAGGGGATCACCGAGTTGTTGCGGGCCGGCGCCGACAAGGTGAGCCTTAATTCTTCGGCTGTGCGCCGGCCGGAACTTGTCCGGGAGGGGGCGCAACAATTCGGATGTCAGTGCATCGTCGTGGCGATTGATGCCCGTCGCCGCGATGCAGGCAGCTGGGATGTGTATGTGAAGGGGGGGCGAGAGAACACCGGCCTGGATGTTGTCGAATGGGCCAAGCGGGTGGCGAACCTCGGGGCCGGCGAAATCCTGCTCACGTCGATGGACGGCGATGGCACCCAGGCTGGATACGACCTCGCCCTGACCCGGGCAGTTGCCGATACTGTTCCCATCCCCGTGATCGCCTCTGGGGGGGCCGGATGCATGGATCACATCGCCGCAGCTCTGGAAGAGGGCCCCCGGGGTGGCCATGCCTCCGCTGCTTTGCTGGCCTCCCTTTTGCATGACGGGGTTCTCACCGTGGAAGAGATCAAGCAGGATCTGCTGTCCCGTGGTCTGACGATGCGTCCATGA
- the ubiE gene encoding bifunctional demethylmenaquinone methyltransferase/2-methoxy-6-polyprenyl-1,4-benzoquinol methylase UbiE, which yields MKPGDPEAVEQLFDAVAPRYDRLNDVLSFGLHRHWKRQLVRALQPLAGEQWLDLCCGTGDLALELGRCVRPGGAVTGLDAAAAPLERARQRQRQQPWLPVTFQQGDALMTGLPNACADGAVMAYGLRNLADPLQGLKELRRLLRPGGRAGVLDFNRLPQSAPAAAFQRFYLRRLVVPAAASVGLREEYAYLEKSLKRFPAGFEQERLAREAGFAQAFHRPVVAGQMGVLTLRA from the coding sequence ATGAAGCCTGGTGATCCAGAGGCGGTGGAACAGCTGTTCGACGCTGTCGCTCCCCGTTATGACCGCCTCAACGACGTGCTCAGTTTTGGGTTGCATCGCCACTGGAAGCGTCAGCTGGTGCGTGCCCTACAGCCGTTGGCCGGTGAACAGTGGCTGGATCTGTGTTGCGGAACAGGGGATCTGGCCTTGGAGCTGGGGCGCTGTGTTCGTCCTGGTGGTGCAGTCACCGGTCTGGATGCCGCTGCTGCTCCTCTGGAGCGGGCCCGCCAGCGCCAACGGCAGCAGCCCTGGTTGCCGGTGACGTTCCAGCAAGGAGATGCCCTGATGACCGGATTGCCCAATGCCTGTGCCGATGGAGCGGTGATGGCCTACGGGCTGCGCAATCTGGCGGACCCTCTTCAGGGTCTGAAGGAATTGCGCCGGTTGTTGAGGCCAGGCGGGCGGGCAGGGGTGCTGGATTTCAACCGTCTGCCGCAGAGCGCTCCTGCTGCTGCCTTTCAGCGCTTCTACCTGCGACGGCTGGTGGTGCCTGCCGCTGCCTCAGTGGGTTTGCGAGAGGAGTACGCCTACCTTGAAAAAAGCCTCAAGCGCTTCCCTGCTGGATTCGAGCAAGAACGCCTGGCACGGGAGGCGGGATTTGCTCAAGCGTTCCATCGCCCTGTCGTGGCAGGGCAGATGGGGGTTCTGACCCTCAGGGCATGA